One Myxococcaceae bacterium JPH2 DNA window includes the following coding sequences:
- a CDS encoding SpoIID/LytB domain-containing protein yields the protein MGWAAVVATLLAASPTFVTRGDVTPEADLRREAEAAWASVEAVYVAQAGSAPSRAPGTVVLQKGSVMAPERNAQGRPGLVELRQNTPGVLEERLRVALRHELAHQLLWWACPASSEDRLFHEAFALMTSGELSAWREAPYQSLSRAAAEVASAPSVDTLRARRALARILGESQGFPAALTRRLRQCQDGARWLVPLSLEELADVAVREAAPATLVLSRHSGEVLVAEGDVRRALPYGSTLKPFVYAAAREHPVLPRRDGVQEWACGPGLPDALDARTALLRSCNGYFLDWEAAGSAPRSFGAWGPVLSALGLVGGSVDMAEAIGLRSTRAVSPWGMAQAYRLLAEARPDVMALLADNAARGTLSDLPASSALVGVATKTGTVRDAASRPQLGWIVAVDADVVAVLLRPGKMPRQFADEVSKVLARGKGHGGTEAARVQVLGLVAPNVIEARCPGLGFALEAGVPRAVPGEFSSLAGLVEKGSAVCLGMPWRVRFPDGAEEGRDYAGVFTWDVPPAYRPPPGVPTTPRALKARRGSDFVFRTTRLQYVAGVVTAEDASLSGEARVALARVVAHNERHSRHPDRAICDTTHCQAFRGTVRAKKEETRALSLPALPWDAWLPFSQGGDEPWREERRREQVEAVLGKGLVSLRFEAGRVLYLRGVVESGTPYEDARTLPCELLRSALKLLACPRRASFDGERVVFEGQGQGHGEGLDVEAAKASGLSNDALLKRAYGKPEAR from the coding sequence ATGGGGTGGGCCGCCGTGGTCGCCACGCTGCTGGCGGCCTCTCCCACCTTCGTCACGCGGGGCGACGTGACGCCCGAGGCGGACCTTCGTCGCGAGGCGGAGGCCGCTTGGGCGTCCGTGGAGGCGGTGTACGTCGCCCAGGCCGGGAGCGCGCCCTCGCGGGCTCCCGGCACGGTGGTGCTCCAGAAGGGCAGCGTGATGGCCCCCGAGCGCAACGCGCAGGGGCGCCCAGGGCTGGTGGAGCTGCGGCAGAACACGCCGGGCGTGCTGGAGGAGCGGCTGCGCGTGGCGCTGCGCCACGAGCTGGCGCATCAGCTCCTGTGGTGGGCCTGTCCCGCGTCCAGTGAGGACCGGCTCTTCCATGAAGCGTTCGCGCTGATGACGAGCGGCGAGCTGTCCGCGTGGCGCGAGGCGCCGTATCAGTCGCTGTCGCGCGCGGCGGCGGAGGTGGCGAGCGCGCCCTCCGTGGACACGCTCCGGGCTCGGCGCGCGCTGGCGCGAATCCTGGGAGAGAGCCAGGGCTTCCCCGCGGCGCTGACGCGCCGGCTGCGCCAGTGTCAGGACGGGGCGCGGTGGCTGGTGCCGCTGTCGTTGGAGGAGCTGGCGGACGTGGCGGTGCGCGAGGCCGCGCCCGCGACGCTGGTGCTCAGTCGTCACTCGGGCGAGGTGCTGGTGGCGGAGGGCGACGTGCGGCGAGCGCTGCCGTATGGCTCGACGTTGAAGCCCTTCGTGTATGCGGCGGCGCGTGAGCATCCGGTGCTGCCGCGTCGCGACGGCGTGCAGGAGTGGGCGTGTGGGCCGGGCTTGCCCGACGCGCTGGATGCGCGCACGGCGCTCCTGCGCTCGTGCAATGGGTACTTCCTGGATTGGGAGGCAGCGGGCTCGGCGCCCCGGTCGTTCGGGGCGTGGGGGCCGGTGCTGTCCGCGCTGGGGCTTGTGGGGGGCTCGGTGGACATGGCCGAGGCCATCGGGCTGCGCTCGACGCGGGCAGTGTCTCCGTGGGGAATGGCTCAGGCGTACCGGCTGCTGGCCGAGGCGCGTCCGGACGTCATGGCGTTGCTGGCGGACAATGCCGCGCGAGGGACGTTGAGTGACTTGCCCGCGTCCTCGGCGCTGGTGGGCGTGGCGACCAAGACGGGCACGGTGCGCGACGCGGCGAGCCGGCCGCAGCTCGGGTGGATTGTCGCGGTGGACGCGGACGTGGTGGCGGTGCTGCTGCGGCCCGGGAAGATGCCTCGGCAGTTCGCGGATGAGGTCTCGAAGGTCCTGGCGCGAGGGAAGGGGCACGGAGGCACGGAGGCCGCGCGCGTGCAGGTGCTGGGGTTGGTGGCTCCGAATGTCATCGAGGCGCGGTGTCCGGGGCTCGGGTTCGCGCTGGAGGCCGGGGTTCCGCGCGCGGTGCCGGGAGAGTTCTCCTCGCTGGCGGGCCTGGTGGAGAAGGGGTCGGCGGTATGTCTGGGGATGCCGTGGCGCGTGCGTTTCCCTGACGGAGCGGAGGAGGGGCGCGACTACGCGGGGGTGTTCACGTGGGACGTGCCGCCAGCGTATCGACCGCCGCCAGGAGTGCCGACGACGCCTCGGGCCTTGAAGGCGCGGCGGGGCTCGGACTTCGTCTTCCGCACGACACGGCTCCAGTACGTCGCGGGCGTGGTGACGGCGGAGGACGCATCGCTGTCGGGCGAGGCGCGCGTGGCGCTGGCGCGCGTGGTGGCGCACAACGAGCGGCACAGTCGACATCCAGACCGCGCTATCTGTGACACCACGCACTGTCAGGCCTTCCGAGGCACCGTGCGGGCGAAGAAGGAAGAGACGCGCGCGTTGTCGCTGCCGGCGCTGCCTTGGGATGCGTGGTTGCCGTTCTCCCAGGGCGGCGATGAGCCGTGGAGAGAGGAGCGCCGGCGCGAGCAGGTGGAGGCGGTGCTGGGGAAGGGGCTGGTGTCCCTGCGCTTCGAGGCAGGGCGCGTGCTGTACCTTCGCGGCGTGGTGGAATCAGGGACGCCATACGAGGACGCACGCACGCTGCCGTGTGAGTTGTTGCGCTCGGCGCTGAAGTTGCTGGCGTGCCCTCGGCGCGCCTCGTTCGACGGCGAGCGCGTGGTGTTCGAGGGCCAAGGCCAAGGCCACGGTGAGGGCCTGGACGTGGAGGCGGCCAAGGCCAGTGGCCTGTCCAACGACGCGCTGCTCAAGCGCGCCTATGGGAAGCCCGAAGCGCGCTGA
- a CDS encoding ATP-binding cassette domain-containing protein, with protein MYELEDVSKRFGSTWALHPLSLRLPSGRTTVLLGPSGCGKSTLLRLLNGLSRPDTGRVLFEGQPLPQDGEALLALRRRVGYALQGGGLFPHLTGTHNVTLMAQHLRWPAARTRERLDVLLELTRFPAEALARYPAQLSGGQRQRVALMRALMLDPDVLLLDEPLGALDPLVRHELQADLRGIFARLRKTVVLVTHDLAEAAFLGDDLVLMREGQVVQQGALRELEARPADPFVTRFIQAQRPLPLPGGEVAS; from the coding sequence GTGTACGAGCTGGAGGACGTGTCCAAGCGCTTCGGCTCCACCTGGGCACTGCATCCGCTGTCACTGAGGCTGCCGTCCGGCCGCACCACGGTGCTCCTCGGTCCCAGTGGCTGCGGCAAGTCCACGTTGCTGCGCTTGCTCAACGGCCTGTCGCGCCCGGACACAGGTCGCGTCCTCTTCGAGGGTCAGCCTTTGCCCCAAGACGGCGAGGCGCTGCTCGCCTTGCGTCGTCGCGTGGGCTACGCGCTCCAGGGCGGCGGGCTGTTTCCTCACCTCACGGGCACGCACAACGTCACGCTGATGGCTCAGCACCTGCGCTGGCCCGCGGCGCGCACGCGTGAGCGCCTGGACGTGCTCTTGGAGCTGACGCGCTTTCCCGCCGAGGCGCTGGCGCGCTACCCGGCGCAGCTCTCGGGAGGACAGCGGCAGCGCGTGGCGCTCATGCGCGCACTGATGTTGGATCCGGACGTGCTGCTGTTGGATGAGCCGCTGGGGGCGTTGGATCCGCTGGTGCGCCACGAGCTGCAAGCGGACCTGCGCGGCATCTTCGCGCGCCTGCGCAAGACGGTGGTGCTGGTGACGCACGACCTCGCGGAGGCGGCGTTCCTGGGAGACGACCTCGTGCTCATGCGCGAGGGGCAGGTGGTGCAGCAGGGGGCATTGCGTGAGCTGGAGGCTCGGCCCGCGGATCCGTTCGTCACGCGGTTCATCCAGGCGCAGCGACCCTTGCCGCTCCCTGGGGGCGAGGTGGCGTCGTGA
- a CDS encoding DUF4142 domain-containing protein, with protein MRKNTWSKRAVLATMMTGVLGVGVVAHADDKDKMMKQDKQVGEAAAKREKYVGKLALFNAKQIALAQLAEKQATDPQVKAFASQLLQDHQSNQSDLKAWAQSKQIEIDTVDLSGNQEGVGGSGAQQGYNDKMKNVGEKLGKQIDEDRKEINELKAKQGKEFDKAFLSRIADDQKDGRELLNDGRREYKNDATFLALLNKTETVVDSHESTAKQLEKQMKGSMMR; from the coding sequence ATGCGCAAGAACACGTGGAGCAAGCGAGCCGTCCTGGCCACGATGATGACGGGGGTGCTCGGTGTCGGCGTCGTCGCGCACGCGGACGACAAAGACAAGATGATGAAGCAGGACAAGCAAGTGGGCGAAGCCGCCGCCAAGCGAGAGAAGTACGTGGGCAAGCTGGCCCTCTTCAACGCCAAGCAGATCGCCTTGGCACAGCTGGCCGAGAAACAGGCGACGGATCCACAAGTGAAGGCCTTCGCCAGCCAATTGCTCCAGGACCACCAGAGCAATCAGTCGGACCTGAAGGCCTGGGCACAGAGCAAGCAGATCGAAATCGACACGGTGGACCTCTCCGGCAATCAGGAGGGCGTGGGTGGCTCCGGCGCTCAGCAGGGCTACAACGACAAGATGAAGAACGTCGGCGAGAAGCTGGGCAAGCAGATCGACGAGGACCGCAAGGAAATCAACGAGCTGAAGGCCAAGCAGGGCAAGGAGTTCGACAAGGCCTTCTTGTCGCGCATCGCGGACGACCAGAAGGACGGGCGCGAGCTGCTGAACGACGGCCGTCGTGAGTACAAGAACGACGCCACGTTCCTCGCGCTGCTCAACAAGACCGAGACCGTGGTGGACAGCCACGAGAGCACGGCGAAGCAGCTCGAGAAGCAGATGAAGGGCTCGATGATGCGGTAG
- a CDS encoding alpha-2-macroglobulin: MKIAHRIVALVALALSGVAAAKPLYITVPRSYGSQEPVGVDVAFEDKGPVELRVLKPENVDAFIRAQTDLRRAYQAPPTLVNPGRALSRGLNAVHSPGRWLLNSMSLPIREDLVGVLPQAPAASSSGEQLAKVSEGPEKLVGTPPGFSVVRSQWLNLDLGGAERDFNVPGFDTSGYSGGFQERRVVLAPLPPGTYVLQLVQGRVEGQVVLVVSDLSVQLKQTDGQVLVRVAGRDQKPREGANVQVYLAKGKGPTGTTDAKGEVTLAVDEPRLIATATVDGDTAIVDTDFYSALAVAPDVFIYSDRPIYKPGNEVKFRGLVRQPDTFLARLFTPKKRDVLVKLVSQEGRALTTRATVDDFGAFNGTLKVPEDLGTGVLRVEAELDTHPYQGEARVQDYVKPTFYLEVEPDSETVTPGKTLRAKVHARRYAGGIPAGAKYEVFLYRSLLDAPAWVDDAGKGGQGSAVTYGTASTTEGKLSVPERLYSSVAERSATEDPWSSASAFDANGDASIEIAVPELKPGEERLPYRYTLTVRARDDQETFANATAAFFLSKVEVLGTARYSEPVVSKGGEAMLSLRATTLSGKAYGATQGEVEFVLRRADGKEKSLGKRSFTTAADGTHREKVPTGDVGAVLARVTLKDKRGEAWTGEESLLVIGAEDEPVAQVPNLTLASLSGALEPGDTARLVALLPDGWGPDGRDAGSVWVTLTGAGLYGTQLVSLKGRTLVHAFDVEKRFGSAVYASVAYPTASGRWEERTVAFRVVPRERTLTVSVQPQRAETAPLSDQSLELRVTDSEGRGVVAQVSVGVVDKAVYAIQSEFRPKVLDFFYPPARNNVSNFYSSEFQGYGYGEALARKLSGLPDHAFASIKPPSRQARDLEKDTAHWDPAVVTDRDGRATVRFTLPSNQTLWVITAVAADTSGRFGEGTSEFATRGGVNLYAALPQFLREGDEALASVRLSAGEKSEGSQVLDVKLASAGALKAEQSQVKVELAKGGEKVVPVTLKASATGAAQLAVAVTGGKDPLRDTKGFDVRPAAVEDEVQVSAWGGGALALPAADSATLTGVQLVLQPSVVDAALTNVRELLTYPYGCLEQLVSTTVPNVALYQVLQKAGTLDKLDTDTQALLAEARSRAVQGTARILALEVRGGGFTWFGGYSEPSLPLTLIAMDGLAYAVDAGLADRDDPRITETATWLDGQQNLPPEYEATRAYVLARLQGPRQAARVRALVQGAQPGDLYSLALAVLAAEKAGVMKEAALQERINALVARSTEGFATLASLKQGQEPQLSEAFFRYPLRRVGLTAITAHAASFGTLDVTRARKRILELLSEPDLSTFDRSTALLHSLWLIERDAKAFRGMTPPEVKGAKGAVKFSPRGMGLVATLAPGTRTVDVGGFDGVATLRASALTPLSSVQAKSEGMSIQRAYYVLREGGKVKLESGTAVSQGEEVYVELTLDARGENRARSAYYVVEDAVPAGFVPLQEDKAFRGPPHALPLAPEALKRRQLSPERATFFFEEPAWWSNTPRVMGYVMRAQFAGTFSAPPATIEDMYAARIHGRTAADVLKVAPSQKPQGDL; the protein is encoded by the coding sequence ATGAAGATTGCTCATCGCATCGTGGCGCTCGTCGCGCTCGCGCTGTCCGGCGTGGCCGCGGCCAAGCCGCTCTACATCACCGTGCCGCGCTCCTATGGCAGCCAGGAGCCCGTGGGCGTGGACGTGGCCTTCGAGGACAAGGGCCCCGTGGAGCTGCGCGTCCTCAAGCCGGAGAACGTGGACGCGTTCATCCGCGCGCAGACGGACCTGCGGCGCGCGTATCAGGCGCCGCCCACCCTGGTGAACCCGGGCCGCGCGCTCAGCCGGGGCCTCAACGCGGTGCACTCGCCGGGGCGGTGGCTGCTCAACTCGATGTCGCTGCCCATCCGCGAGGACCTGGTGGGCGTGCTGCCCCAGGCTCCTGCGGCCTCGTCCTCGGGCGAGCAGCTCGCGAAGGTGTCCGAGGGGCCCGAGAAGTTGGTGGGCACGCCTCCGGGCTTCTCCGTGGTGCGCAGCCAGTGGCTGAACCTGGACCTGGGCGGCGCGGAGCGGGACTTCAACGTCCCCGGCTTCGACACCAGTGGCTACAGCGGCGGCTTCCAGGAGCGCCGCGTGGTGCTCGCGCCGCTGCCGCCGGGCACCTACGTCCTCCAACTCGTGCAGGGGCGGGTGGAGGGACAGGTGGTGCTCGTGGTCAGCGACCTGTCCGTGCAGCTCAAGCAGACGGACGGACAGGTGCTGGTGCGCGTGGCGGGTCGGGACCAGAAGCCGCGCGAGGGCGCGAACGTGCAGGTGTACCTGGCCAAGGGCAAGGGGCCCACGGGCACGACGGACGCGAAGGGGGAGGTGACGCTGGCGGTGGATGAGCCGCGCCTCATCGCCACCGCGACGGTGGACGGGGACACGGCCATCGTGGACACGGACTTCTACTCCGCGCTGGCGGTGGCGCCGGACGTGTTCATCTACAGCGACCGGCCCATCTACAAGCCGGGCAACGAGGTGAAGTTCCGCGGGCTCGTGCGGCAGCCGGACACCTTCCTGGCGCGCCTGTTCACGCCGAAGAAGCGCGACGTGCTGGTGAAGCTGGTGTCCCAGGAGGGGCGTGCCCTCACCACGCGCGCGACGGTGGACGATTTCGGTGCGTTCAACGGCACGCTGAAGGTGCCGGAGGACCTGGGCACGGGCGTGCTGCGCGTGGAGGCGGAGCTGGACACGCATCCGTACCAGGGCGAGGCCCGGGTGCAGGACTACGTGAAGCCCACGTTCTACCTGGAGGTGGAGCCCGACTCGGAGACGGTGACACCCGGAAAGACGCTGCGCGCGAAGGTGCACGCGCGCCGTTACGCGGGCGGCATCCCGGCGGGCGCGAAGTACGAGGTGTTCCTCTACCGCAGCCTGCTGGACGCGCCGGCCTGGGTGGATGACGCGGGCAAGGGTGGCCAGGGCAGCGCGGTGACGTACGGCACCGCCTCCACCACGGAGGGCAAGCTGAGCGTCCCCGAGCGGCTGTACTCGTCGGTCGCGGAGCGCAGCGCCACGGAGGACCCGTGGTCGAGCGCGAGCGCGTTCGACGCGAATGGCGATGCCTCCATCGAGATCGCCGTCCCCGAGCTGAAGCCGGGCGAGGAGCGCCTGCCGTACCGCTACACGCTGACCGTGCGCGCGCGGGACGACCAGGAGACGTTCGCCAACGCCACCGCGGCCTTCTTCCTGTCGAAGGTGGAGGTGCTGGGCACGGCGCGCTACTCGGAGCCGGTGGTGTCCAAGGGTGGCGAGGCGATGCTGTCGCTGCGCGCCACCACGCTGTCGGGCAAGGCCTACGGCGCCACGCAGGGCGAGGTGGAGTTCGTGCTGCGGCGCGCGGACGGCAAGGAGAAGAGCCTGGGCAAGCGCTCGTTCACCACGGCGGCGGACGGGACGCACCGCGAGAAGGTGCCCACCGGTGACGTGGGCGCGGTGCTGGCGCGCGTGACGTTGAAGGACAAGCGCGGCGAGGCGTGGACGGGCGAGGAGTCCCTGCTCGTCATCGGCGCCGAGGATGAGCCGGTGGCGCAGGTGCCCAACCTCACGCTGGCGTCGCTCTCGGGCGCGCTGGAACCGGGGGACACAGCTCGGCTGGTGGCGCTGCTGCCGGACGGTTGGGGTCCGGATGGCCGTGACGCGGGCTCGGTGTGGGTGACGCTGACGGGCGCGGGTCTGTACGGCACGCAGCTCGTGTCGCTCAAGGGCCGCACGCTGGTGCACGCCTTCGACGTGGAGAAGCGCTTCGGCAGCGCGGTGTACGCGTCCGTTGCGTACCCCACGGCCTCGGGCCGTTGGGAGGAGCGCACGGTGGCGTTCCGCGTGGTGCCGCGCGAGCGCACGCTCACGGTGTCGGTGCAGCCGCAGCGCGCGGAGACGGCGCCGCTGAGCGACCAGTCGCTCGAGTTGCGCGTCACCGACAGCGAGGGCCGAGGCGTGGTGGCGCAGGTGTCCGTGGGCGTGGTGGACAAGGCGGTCTACGCCATCCAGAGCGAGTTCCGGCCCAAGGTGCTGGACTTCTTCTATCCGCCCGCGCGCAACAACGTGTCGAACTTCTACTCGTCCGAGTTCCAGGGCTACGGCTACGGCGAGGCGCTGGCGCGCAAGCTGTCCGGACTGCCGGACCACGCCTTCGCGTCCATCAAGCCGCCCAGTCGTCAGGCGCGCGACCTGGAGAAGGACACCGCGCACTGGGACCCGGCGGTGGTGACGGACCGGGATGGGCGCGCGACGGTGCGCTTCACGCTGCCGTCCAACCAGACGCTGTGGGTGATTACGGCGGTGGCCGCGGACACGTCCGGTCGCTTCGGCGAAGGCACGTCCGAGTTCGCCACGCGGGGGGGCGTCAACCTGTACGCCGCGTTGCCGCAGTTCCTCCGCGAGGGTGACGAGGCGCTCGCGTCCGTGCGGCTGTCGGCGGGCGAGAAGTCCGAGGGCAGTCAGGTGCTCGACGTGAAGCTGGCGTCGGCGGGCGCGCTCAAGGCGGAGCAGTCGCAGGTCAAGGTGGAGCTGGCCAAGGGCGGCGAGAAGGTGGTGCCGGTGACGCTGAAGGCCTCGGCCACGGGCGCCGCGCAGCTCGCGGTCGCGGTGACGGGTGGGAAGGATCCGCTGCGGGACACGAAGGGCTTCGATGTGCGGCCCGCCGCGGTGGAGGACGAGGTGCAGGTGAGCGCGTGGGGCGGTGGCGCGCTGGCGCTCCCCGCGGCGGACTCGGCGACGCTGACGGGCGTGCAGCTCGTGCTCCAGCCCTCGGTGGTGGACGCGGCGCTCACCAACGTGCGGGAGCTGCTCACGTATCCGTACGGGTGCCTGGAGCAGCTCGTCTCCACCACGGTGCCCAACGTGGCGCTCTACCAGGTGCTCCAGAAGGCGGGCACGTTGGACAAGCTGGACACGGACACGCAGGCGCTCCTGGCGGAGGCGCGCAGCCGCGCCGTGCAAGGCACCGCGCGCATCCTGGCGCTGGAGGTCCGTGGTGGCGGCTTCACGTGGTTCGGTGGCTACAGCGAGCCGAGCCTGCCGCTCACCCTCATCGCCATGGATGGTCTGGCGTACGCGGTCGACGCGGGGCTGGCGGACCGCGATGACCCGCGCATCACCGAGACGGCGACGTGGCTCGATGGACAGCAGAACCTGCCGCCGGAGTACGAGGCCACCCGTGCCTACGTGCTGGCTCGGTTGCAGGGGCCGCGACAGGCGGCGCGGGTCCGTGCGCTCGTGCAGGGCGCGCAGCCGGGCGACCTGTACTCGCTGGCCCTCGCGGTGCTCGCGGCGGAGAAGGCGGGCGTGATGAAGGAGGCGGCCCTCCAGGAGCGCATCAACGCGCTGGTGGCTCGGAGCACGGAGGGCTTCGCCACCCTGGCCAGCCTGAAGCAGGGCCAGGAGCCGCAGCTGTCCGAGGCGTTCTTCCGCTATCCGCTGCGGCGCGTGGGCCTGACGGCCATCACCGCGCACGCGGCGTCGTTCGGCACGCTGGATGTCACGCGCGCTCGCAAGCGCATCCTGGAGCTGCTGAGCGAGCCGGACCTGTCGACGTTCGACCGGAGCACCGCGCTGCTGCACTCGCTGTGGCTCATCGAGCGGGATGCGAAGGCGTTCCGCGGGATGACGCCGCCCGAGGTGAAGGGCGCGAAGGGCGCGGTGAAGTTCTCGCCGCGCGGCATGGGCCTGGTGGCCACCCTGGCGCCGGGGACTCGCACGGTGGACGTGGGCGGCTTCGATGGCGTGGCCACGCTGCGGGCGTCCGCGCTGACGCCGCTGTCCTCGGTGCAGGCGAAGTCCGAGGGCATGTCCATCCAGCGCGCGTACTACGTGCTGCGCGAGGGCGGGAAGGTGAAGCTGGAGTCCGGCACCGCCGTGTCCCAAGGCGAGGAGGTCTACGTGGAGCTGACGCTGGATGCGCGCGGGGAGAACCGGGCGCGGTCGGCGTACTACGTGGTGGAGGACGCGGTGCCCGCGGGCTTCGTGCCGCTCCAGGAGGACAAGGCCTTCCGCGGTCCGCCGCACGCGCTGCCGCTGGCTCCCGAGGCGCTCAAGCGCCGGCAGCTCAGCCCGGAGCGGGCCACGTTCTTCTTCGAGGAGCCCGCGTGGTGGAGCAACACGCCGCGCGTCATGGGCTACGTGATGCGTGCGCAGTTCGCTGGCACGTTCTCGGCGCCGCCGGCGACCATCGAGGACATGTACGCGGCGCGCATCCACGGTCGCACGGCCGCGGATGTGCTGAAGGTGGCGCCCTCGCAGAAGCCCCAGGGCGACCTGTAG
- a CDS encoding sigma 54-interacting transcriptional regulator, which yields MANIRWEGPPPPSSLSARLTSAGHQLVSRGTVDVVVLHTASGARVPSAPPGGRPWVWASRAKLSPQAATEAALVGAYDALWLGAPTGPERLMARLAELAVPVTAPTEASTFVARSAAARAVLEQMARAARTSMPVLITGETGTGKEVTARLLHVWSARREGRFVPINCAAIPNELMEGELFGYAKGAFSGATHGFDGQLMAAEHGTVFLDEIDDTPLSLQMKLLRVLEDRVVTRLGESEPRKVDFRILAATNRDLRELIAKGAFGADLYERLAIVSIHLPPLRERAEDLPALAEHFIARFQREEPTAPQGPLHVTPEALAALQAYPWPGNIRELRNVLFEVLVYKRAGAEILPSDLPRRVLKRGLEHTARGCVDASALSRAMEAGSFNLREEVETLERLALSVALERAGGNAVRAATLLGEVGRGRSTDPGATVRAMMRRLTVNRAD from the coding sequence ATGGCCAACATCCGGTGGGAGGGCCCGCCCCCTCCGTCGTCGCTGTCCGCGCGGCTGACGTCGGCGGGACACCAGCTCGTCTCGCGAGGCACGGTGGACGTGGTCGTGCTGCACACGGCGAGCGGCGCACGCGTTCCGTCCGCGCCCCCGGGAGGACGGCCCTGGGTCTGGGCGTCGCGAGCGAAGCTCTCACCCCAAGCCGCCACCGAGGCCGCGCTGGTGGGCGCCTACGACGCCCTGTGGCTGGGTGCGCCCACGGGGCCCGAGCGATTGATGGCGCGGCTCGCGGAGCTGGCGGTGCCGGTGACCGCGCCCACCGAGGCGAGCACCTTCGTGGCGCGAAGCGCGGCGGCTCGCGCGGTGCTGGAGCAGATGGCGCGCGCCGCACGCACGTCGATGCCCGTGCTGATCACCGGCGAGACGGGAACGGGCAAGGAGGTGACCGCGCGACTGCTGCACGTCTGGAGCGCGCGGCGCGAGGGCCGCTTCGTGCCCATCAACTGCGCGGCCATTCCCAATGAGCTGATGGAGGGAGAGCTGTTCGGCTACGCGAAGGGCGCGTTCTCCGGCGCGACGCACGGCTTCGATGGGCAGCTCATGGCGGCCGAGCACGGCACGGTGTTCCTGGATGAAATCGACGACACGCCGCTGTCGCTCCAGATGAAGCTCTTGCGCGTGCTGGAGGACCGCGTGGTGACGCGCCTGGGAGAGTCCGAGCCGCGCAAGGTGGACTTCCGCATCCTCGCGGCGACCAACCGAGACTTGCGCGAGCTCATCGCGAAGGGAGCGTTTGGCGCGGACCTGTACGAGCGACTGGCCATCGTGAGCATTCACCTGCCACCGCTGCGCGAGCGCGCGGAGGACCTGCCCGCGCTGGCGGAGCACTTCATCGCGCGCTTCCAGCGAGAGGAGCCCACCGCGCCGCAAGGCCCCTTGCACGTCACGCCCGAGGCACTGGCCGCGCTCCAGGCGTATCCCTGGCCAGGCAACATCCGAGAACTGCGCAACGTGCTGTTCGAGGTGCTCGTCTACAAGCGAGCGGGCGCGGAGATCCTCCCGTCGGACTTGCCACGCCGCGTGTTGAAGCGGGGCCTGGAGCACACGGCGCGAGGCTGCGTGGACGCAAGCGCGCTGTCACGCGCCATGGAGGCGGGCAGCTTCAACCTGCGCGAGGAAGTGGAGACACTGGAGCGACTGGCCTTGTCGGTGGCGCTGGAGCGCGCGGGAGGCAACGCCGTGCGAGCCGCGACCCTGCTGGGCGAAGTAGGCCGAGGCCGCAGCACGGACCCAGGAGCCACGGTGCGAGCCATGATGCGCCGGCTCACCGTGAACCGCGCCGACTGA
- a CDS encoding DUF1175 family protein produces the protein MLALSLLLSLMAAEPVAAAPPPVPLTPVESRAARLRQEVARVALAQVQRMDATWHPEQRDCAGLIRFAYRVAYKRVDAGRLGSPLWRDMRGAPADFADAETLLTHSFATLGRDAAARESLRTGDILAFRQEHDAGPVFHLMLVVRPEDRAHAPARVVYHPGEPGAAVRTGVLDTLSAEAPLEWRPVPQNAAFLGFFRFKEWMP, from the coding sequence ATGCTTGCCCTGTCCCTGCTGCTGTCCCTGATGGCCGCCGAACCGGTGGCCGCAGCGCCGCCTCCGGTGCCGCTGACTCCAGTCGAGTCGCGGGCCGCGCGCCTGCGTCAGGAAGTGGCGCGCGTCGCGCTGGCGCAGGTGCAGCGGATGGACGCGACGTGGCACCCGGAACAGCGGGACTGCGCGGGCCTGATCCGCTTCGCCTATCGCGTCGCCTACAAGCGCGTGGACGCGGGGCGGCTCGGCTCGCCGCTGTGGCGAGACATGCGGGGGGCGCCCGCGGACTTCGCGGATGCGGAGACGCTGCTGACGCACAGCTTCGCGACGCTGGGCCGTGATGCCGCCGCGCGCGAGTCGCTGCGCACGGGCGACATCCTCGCCTTCCGCCAGGAGCACGACGCGGGCCCTGTGTTCCACCTCATGCTGGTGGTGCGCCCGGAGGACCGGGCCCACGCGCCCGCGCGCGTCGTCTATCACCCGGGCGAGCCGGGCGCCGCGGTGCGCACCGGCGTGCTCGACACCCTTTCTGCCGAGGCGCCCCTGGAGTGGCGCCCGGTGCCCCAGAACGCTGCGTTCCTGGGCTTCTTCCGATTCAAGGAGTGGATGCCATGA